One genomic region from Chthonomonas calidirosea T49 encodes:
- a CDS encoding PAS domain S-box protein, whose translation MSEQQASDTFATNPTLEGFLDKDGLQAQAILASITDAFFALDTNWRFVYVNSNAEKLLRRSRQELLGQNIWEVFPEAVGSTFYVQYHRAIEERCSVAFEEFYPPLETWFEVHAYPYVHGLSVYFRDINDRKRVEELLQRAHEEDRLFTQKLTALQEITYQLALAPDKETFYKLAVELGRERLGFDRLGIWCLKENFIKGTFGTDEGGKTVDERSVQRPLPALDALHQIQHSPQAIAVIENSTLCNALGEPVGHGTLVFASVWNHNRCIGFLSADNLLSGQHFTPQRLELLRLYASTLGHLYTRLQIQLSLQESEERYRSLFRSIPDPVWVFDIHTLQFLDVSDAAIAHYGYSRDEFLKMTIRDIRPPEDWEALEERLAHLKAGYSPPTLWRHKRKDGTIFEVEITSHDTNYAGREARIVLARDVTERRRLETQLLQAQKMESIGRLAGGIAHDFNNLLAAIVGYLELLEDHIQSDAQAQTHLHHAQQAAERAKQLTSQLLAFARKQITRPQNLDINRLIVDIGQLLRRIIGEDIELTFRPSNNLWTVKADRSQMEQVLMNLAVNSRDAMPHGGHILIETHNRTVSETLTFAQTVIPPGEYVYILFRDDGEGMSADVLARIFEPFFTTKEVGKGTGLGLSTCYGIIRQAGGYIAADSALQEGAAFHIFLPRSYEESDVQPAPVSSSSPSGNETILLVEDEPLVLQTLTLSLTRKGYHLLTAESPDEALEILAKYPKPIDLLITDVVMPQKSGLELVAQAHRIRPNLPVLYISGYTEEHTKVQNLVHEGTAFLQKPFTPSTLARRVREILDAPKSKPV comes from the coding sequence ATGAGCGAACAACAAGCTTCTGATACCTTCGCGACTAATCCAACCTTGGAAGGCTTCTTAGACAAAGATGGCCTGCAAGCCCAGGCTATTTTAGCAAGTATCACCGATGCTTTCTTTGCCTTGGATACGAACTGGCGCTTTGTGTACGTCAATAGTAACGCCGAAAAGCTACTTCGTCGTTCGCGACAAGAGTTACTGGGGCAAAATATATGGGAAGTCTTTCCCGAGGCAGTGGGTTCCACATTTTATGTGCAATATCATCGGGCGATTGAAGAGAGATGCTCTGTTGCTTTTGAAGAGTTCTATCCGCCTTTAGAGACCTGGTTTGAAGTCCACGCCTATCCTTACGTCCACGGGCTTTCGGTCTATTTTCGTGACATCAACGACCGAAAACGCGTGGAGGAGCTTCTGCAACGCGCCCATGAAGAGGATCGCCTTTTTACTCAGAAACTTACCGCACTTCAAGAGATTACCTATCAACTTGCCCTTGCCCCTGACAAAGAGACCTTCTATAAACTTGCTGTGGAGTTAGGACGAGAACGGCTCGGCTTTGATAGGCTTGGTATCTGGTGCCTAAAAGAGAACTTTATTAAAGGCACCTTTGGTACAGATGAAGGGGGCAAAACCGTGGATGAGCGATCGGTTCAACGCCCTCTTCCAGCCCTCGACGCTTTGCATCAAATACAGCATAGCCCCCAAGCCATCGCCGTCATCGAAAATTCCACGCTCTGTAACGCTCTTGGGGAGCCAGTAGGTCATGGAACTTTGGTTTTTGCCTCCGTCTGGAATCATAACCGCTGTATTGGCTTTCTAAGCGCCGATAACCTACTTTCTGGACAACACTTTACCCCGCAGCGTCTAGAGCTTCTTCGCCTCTACGCCTCTACACTTGGCCATCTCTATACTCGCCTGCAAATTCAACTCTCTCTCCAAGAGAGCGAAGAACGCTACCGTTCCCTATTTCGTAGCATCCCAGACCCCGTCTGGGTCTTCGACATCCACACCCTCCAGTTCCTCGATGTAAGCGATGCCGCGATCGCGCATTATGGATATAGCCGAGACGAATTCCTTAAAATGACCATCCGTGATATTCGCCCGCCGGAAGATTGGGAGGCATTAGAAGAACGCCTTGCTCACCTGAAAGCCGGTTATTCTCCTCCTACTCTTTGGAGGCATAAACGGAAAGACGGCACCATCTTCGAGGTCGAGATTACCTCACATGATACCAACTATGCCGGTAGGGAAGCGCGTATTGTTCTAGCCCGCGACGTCACCGAACGTAGACGCCTTGAGACACAACTGCTTCAGGCACAAAAAATGGAAAGCATCGGTAGACTTGCTGGTGGCATCGCACATGACTTCAATAACCTGCTCGCTGCCATCGTGGGCTACCTGGAGCTTTTAGAAGATCACATTCAATCCGATGCCCAGGCGCAAACGCATCTGCACCATGCCCAGCAAGCTGCCGAACGTGCAAAGCAACTTACCTCCCAACTCCTCGCATTCGCTAGAAAACAGATCACGCGTCCGCAAAATCTCGACATCAATCGTCTCATTGTAGACATCGGGCAGCTCCTGCGCCGCATTATTGGGGAAGACATCGAACTGACTTTTCGCCCCAGCAATAACCTCTGGACGGTCAAAGCGGATCGGAGTCAAATGGAACAGGTGCTCATGAATCTGGCGGTCAACTCGCGTGACGCCATGCCTCATGGAGGGCATATTCTCATCGAGACTCACAATAGAACCGTCTCTGAAACGCTTACCTTCGCTCAGACGGTGATTCCGCCTGGGGAGTACGTCTACATTCTATTCCGCGATGACGGTGAGGGAATGAGTGCCGATGTGCTTGCACGTATCTTTGAGCCTTTCTTTACCACAAAAGAGGTCGGCAAGGGAACCGGGCTGGGGCTATCTACTTGCTATGGCATCATTCGGCAAGCGGGCGGATATATCGCTGCAGATAGCGCCCTGCAGGAAGGAGCTGCCTTTCATATCTTTCTACCGCGCAGCTATGAGGAGTCGGACGTACAACCTGCTCCTGTTTCCTCCTCATCCCCAAGCGGAAATGAGACGATTCTGCTTGTCGAAGACGAGCCGCTTGTGCTACAAACGTTAACGCTCTCTTTAACGCGCAAGGGCTATCATCTCCTCACGGCAGAAAGTCCCGACGAAGCTCTGGAAATTCTCGCAAAATACCCAAAACCCATTGATCTTCTTATAACCGATGTGGTCATGCCCCAAAAGAGCGGATTAGAACTTGTGGCTCAAGCTCATCGCATCCGACCCAACCTGCCGGTACTCTACATTTCCGGCTATACGGAAGAACACACAAAAGTGCAAAACCTCGTCCATGAGGGCACTGCTTTCTTACAAAAACCTTTTACGCCCTCTACCCTAGCCCGCAGAGTGCGCGAAATTCTCGATGCACCCAAATCAAAACCTGTTTAA
- a CDS encoding carbohydrate ABC transporter permease, whose translation MKQSRRETRTALLFVLPWFIGFTAFLLYPVVASIYFSFCDYSVLYPPVFIGLANYRDLVHDAIFWQTVQNTVVYTLWALPISALVALSLALLLNTKVRGMAFYRTIFFIPSLVPMVALAILWQWIFNGQYGILNAFLQDLGIKGPNWLGDPAWSKTALVVLSAWGVGNAMVIYLAGLQDVPRQLYEAADLDGAGWWAKTLHVTLPMISPVILFNVIMGIIGTLQIFTVPYVISPQGAPARSIYFYAMYLFDNAFIYHKMGYACAMGWILFVVILILTLAALKFSERHVHYGGN comes from the coding sequence ATGAAACAGAGCCGACGCGAAACGCGCACTGCGCTCCTCTTCGTTCTTCCATGGTTCATTGGGTTCACTGCCTTCCTGCTCTACCCGGTGGTCGCCTCTATCTACTTCAGCTTCTGCGACTACTCCGTTCTCTATCCGCCCGTCTTCATCGGGCTCGCTAACTATCGTGACCTCGTCCACGACGCTATTTTCTGGCAAACGGTTCAAAACACTGTCGTCTATACTCTCTGGGCGTTGCCCATCAGCGCTTTGGTGGCGCTCTCGTTGGCCCTGCTACTAAATACAAAGGTGCGCGGGATGGCCTTTTACCGAACTATTTTCTTCATTCCTTCCCTTGTTCCCATGGTGGCTCTCGCCATTCTCTGGCAATGGATATTTAACGGACAGTACGGCATCCTCAACGCCTTCTTGCAGGATCTTGGCATTAAAGGCCCTAACTGGCTGGGCGATCCGGCCTGGTCAAAAACGGCTCTCGTCGTGCTTTCGGCATGGGGTGTCGGCAACGCTATGGTAATCTACTTGGCCGGACTGCAGGATGTGCCCCGACAACTCTACGAGGCTGCTGACCTCGATGGAGCGGGCTGGTGGGCCAAAACGCTCCATGTTACCCTTCCCATGATCTCCCCCGTCATCCTCTTCAACGTCATCATGGGCATTATCGGTACCCTTCAAATCTTTACGGTACCCTACGTCATCTCACCTCAGGGCGCACCGGCACGCTCCATCTATTTCTATGCCATGTACCTTTTCGATAACGCCTTCATCTACCATAAAATGGGCTACGCCTGTGCCATGGGTTGGATACTGTTTGTTGTGATCCTCATTTTAACCCTTGCCGCCCTTAAATTTAGCGAACGTCATGTGCATTATGGCGGCAATTAA
- a CDS encoding ABC transporter substrate-binding protein, translated as MKRSPLPLNRLGLPMIAVLIIATAIYSEMIAHPTYHDGKIHVIYWEKWTDFEGDAIRKTVEAFNRSQNRIHVDLLTVSGIENKTLLAIAGGDPPDVAGLYGPNVAQYADDNAIIPLDSYCKRYGLDRNHFIPVFWDMGHYHGHQYALPSTPATTALHYNMAMLLAAGITHPPKTIEELDADAAKITTRDANGNIQKVGFLPTEPGWWNWAWGYFFGGKLWNGSDKITATDPGNIRAYQWIQSYSQKYGPGNLQSFRSGLGTFSSPQNGFLDGKVAMELQGVWMYNFISRFAPQMEKPKRIWGVVPFPYPADRPDLANTSVADEDVLVIPHGAKHPNAAFAFIRFIESRKGSEMLCGLQRKFSPLRHVDPQFYATHPNPYIKLFVRLAYSKNVITPPKMGIWPEYSSALSNAIDEVTLMEKTPEQALEEVQKEMQPKLDEYLRRLHLRQQVMHEDQTLPTQGANQ; from the coding sequence TTGAAACGTTCGCCCCTGCCGCTGAACCGACTCGGCCTTCCCATGATAGCCGTCCTGATTATCGCGACAGCTATCTATAGCGAGATGATCGCGCACCCTACCTATCACGATGGCAAAATCCACGTTATCTACTGGGAAAAATGGACGGACTTCGAAGGCGATGCCATCCGCAAGACGGTCGAAGCGTTTAACCGCTCTCAAAATCGCATTCATGTAGATCTCCTCACCGTCAGCGGCATTGAGAACAAAACCCTTCTTGCCATCGCCGGAGGAGACCCGCCCGACGTAGCCGGCCTCTACGGCCCCAATGTGGCCCAATATGCCGACGATAACGCGATTATTCCCCTCGATAGCTACTGCAAACGCTATGGGCTAGACCGCAACCACTTTATCCCCGTGTTTTGGGATATGGGGCACTATCACGGCCATCAATACGCACTTCCAAGCACACCTGCTACCACCGCTCTGCACTACAACATGGCCATGCTACTTGCCGCCGGTATCACTCACCCACCGAAAACAATCGAAGAACTGGATGCCGATGCCGCCAAGATCACCACTCGTGATGCCAACGGCAATATACAGAAAGTCGGTTTTCTACCCACAGAGCCAGGATGGTGGAACTGGGCGTGGGGCTATTTCTTTGGCGGCAAACTGTGGAATGGAAGCGATAAAATCACGGCCACCGATCCCGGTAATATCCGGGCTTATCAGTGGATACAATCTTACTCCCAAAAATATGGGCCGGGCAATTTGCAGTCCTTCCGAAGTGGCCTAGGAACTTTTTCTTCCCCTCAAAACGGCTTCCTCGATGGCAAGGTCGCCATGGAGCTTCAGGGCGTATGGATGTATAACTTTATTAGTCGCTTCGCGCCTCAAATGGAAAAACCGAAACGCATATGGGGCGTTGTGCCTTTCCCTTATCCTGCTGACCGGCCGGATCTGGCCAATACCTCTGTGGCCGACGAGGACGTCTTAGTGATCCCGCATGGGGCAAAACATCCGAACGCCGCTTTCGCCTTTATTCGGTTCATCGAATCGCGTAAGGGCAGCGAAATGCTGTGCGGCCTTCAAAGAAAGTTCTCTCCGCTGCGCCACGTAGACCCCCAGTTTTATGCGACTCACCCTAACCCCTATATCAAGTTGTTCGTGAGGCTAGCCTATAGTAAAAACGTGATCACACCGCCCAAAATGGGCATATGGCCTGAGTATAGTAGCGCCCTCTCTAATGCGATAGATGAGGTAACACTCATGGAAAAAACACCCGAACAAGCCCTCGAAGAGGTGCAAAAAGAGATGCAACCGAAGTTAGATGAATACCTGCGACGCCTACATCTACGTCAACAGGTCATGCACGAGGATCAGACTCTCCCTACGCAAGGAGCTAACCAATGA
- a CDS encoding serine hydrolase, whose protein sequence is MQQVASLVTPDERFWADVAAIEKASTGVLCFAAEDLQTRKVVQHNAEHKCRTASVIKLPILVHVGLEVAEGRRAWEEPLVLTDEEKVPGSGILSQLTAGLQLTLRDVCVLMIVLSDNTATNMIIEHIGGVNPINARMRALGLETTTCFRKVYARDALPNPYGLGVTTPREMLQLLEMIATGSLGSEALCEEFLAILSKQHYRDCIPRYLPEEWRYAGKTGSIDEARNDVGIVTDAVGNRFALALFCQELQVVCWTADNPGEIALAQLAKRLLLE, encoded by the coding sequence ATGCAGCAAGTTGCGAGCCTAGTGACGCCAGATGAACGTTTTTGGGCCGATGTAGCTGCCATTGAAAAGGCCTCGACCGGGGTGCTCTGTTTTGCTGCAGAGGATTTACAGACACGGAAGGTCGTGCAACACAACGCGGAGCATAAATGCCGTACGGCCAGCGTTATCAAGCTGCCTATTCTAGTGCATGTTGGTTTAGAGGTCGCGGAGGGCCGACGGGCGTGGGAGGAACCTTTGGTGCTGACCGATGAGGAAAAGGTGCCTGGGTCGGGCATCCTCTCGCAACTGACGGCAGGCCTACAGCTTACTTTGCGCGACGTGTGCGTACTGATGATCGTTCTTTCCGATAACACCGCCACAAATATGATTATCGAGCATATTGGCGGGGTGAACCCTATTAATGCACGGATGAGAGCGCTTGGGTTGGAGACAACCACCTGCTTTCGCAAGGTGTATGCCAGAGATGCCCTTCCCAATCCCTATGGCTTAGGCGTGACAACGCCACGGGAGATGTTGCAACTTCTTGAGATGATCGCAACCGGTAGCTTGGGCAGTGAGGCCCTATGTGAAGAGTTTTTAGCTATTCTCTCCAAGCAGCACTATCGCGATTGCATCCCGCGCTATCTGCCGGAGGAGTGGCGTTATGCTGGCAAGACAGGTTCGATTGATGAGGCTCGCAACGACGTCGGCATCGTTACCGATGCAGTAGGAAATAGGTTCGCACTGGCGCTGTTCTGTCAGGAGCTGCAGGTGGTGTGTTGGACGGCGGATAATCCGGGTGAAATCGCTTTGGCTCAGCTTGCAAAACGGCTTCTTTTAGAGTAG
- a CDS encoding LacI family DNA-binding transcriptional regulator yields MGVTIRELAEASGVAPSTVSYVINNGPRRISARTRARVEEAMRRLNYTPNALARGLVQKRIHTIGVVFTHYDHLVPNLYFMTVLQGILGATMERNQNVLLFTDNLECDVTKNLMRWCDGRCDGLVIVALPHNPTVIDELLAREVPFVLVNYMTDRKDVTCIDVDNVSAAHRAVNYLIEMGHKKIAIFCGHDSTDSTHERLTGYRQALMEAGLPICEKWIFPGKYFEEFGYHQAERLLALPQAERPTAVFCSNDELAIGALKAFAEHGVKVPEEISLIGFDDIITASTIQPPLTTMRQPLVEIGARATELLLEQIEHKRAPGIKELMPTELVIRGTVAEPPCR; encoded by the coding sequence ATGGGGGTTACGATTCGCGAGCTGGCAGAAGCAAGTGGGGTGGCGCCATCCACCGTATCATATGTTATCAACAACGGCCCACGCCGTATAAGCGCTCGTACACGAGCGCGGGTAGAAGAGGCCATGCGTCGTCTCAACTACACTCCCAACGCACTGGCGCGTGGATTAGTGCAGAAACGCATTCATACCATTGGGGTCGTCTTCACACACTACGATCACCTCGTGCCAAATCTGTATTTTATGACGGTGTTGCAAGGCATTCTAGGGGCAACGATGGAGCGTAACCAGAACGTGTTGTTGTTTACGGACAATTTAGAGTGTGACGTTACTAAGAACCTGATGCGTTGGTGCGATGGACGCTGTGATGGCCTTGTGATTGTCGCATTACCGCACAACCCAACGGTAATAGATGAGTTGCTTGCACGCGAGGTACCCTTTGTGCTAGTAAACTACATGACAGACCGCAAGGATGTCACCTGCATAGATGTAGACAATGTGTCAGCCGCTCACCGGGCAGTTAACTATCTTATCGAGATGGGACATAAAAAGATCGCCATTTTTTGTGGTCATGATAGTACGGACAGCACCCACGAGCGATTGACTGGTTATCGTCAAGCCCTCATGGAGGCTGGTCTCCCTATTTGCGAAAAATGGATATTCCCAGGCAAATATTTTGAGGAGTTTGGGTACCATCAGGCGGAGAGGCTACTGGCTCTGCCCCAAGCGGAGCGGCCAACAGCCGTCTTCTGCTCAAACGATGAGTTGGCGATTGGAGCGCTGAAAGCGTTTGCTGAGCATGGAGTAAAGGTACCTGAAGAGATATCGCTTATTGGCTTTGATGACATTATTACGGCATCAACCATCCAACCCCCGCTTACCACGATGCGGCAGCCGCTAGTCGAGATAGGAGCACGAGCTACGGAGCTGTTATTGGAACAGATCGAACACAAACGCGCCCCCGGCATCAAAGAGCTTATGCCAACGGAGCTCGTGATTCGGGGGACCGTGGCAGAGCCGCCCTGTCGTTAG
- a CDS encoding DUF488 domain-containing protein — MIKVKRVYEPEEPDDGKRYLVERLWPRGMKREALHIYEWLKELAPSPELRRWFGHDPSKWPEFQQRYRAELARAEASLLQELVKEARQGNVTLLYSARDTEHNSALVLKSFLEEQLRRGD, encoded by the coding sequence GTGATCAAAGTGAAACGGGTCTATGAGCCAGAAGAACCAGATGACGGAAAGCGCTATCTGGTAGAGCGGTTGTGGCCGAGAGGGATGAAACGGGAAGCGCTGCACATCTACGAGTGGTTAAAAGAGTTAGCCCCGTCGCCTGAGTTGCGACGGTGGTTTGGGCATGATCCATCGAAGTGGCCGGAGTTTCAGCAGCGTTATCGTGCCGAGCTCGCGCGGGCCGAGGCTTCCCTCCTGCAAGAGTTAGTTAAAGAGGCTCGCCAGGGGAATGTGACCTTGCTCTATAGTGCGCGCGATACGGAACATAACAGCGCGCTTGTACTAAAATCCTTTTTAGAGGAGCAGCTTCGAAGGGGGGATTGA